From a region of the Triticum aestivum cultivar Chinese Spring chromosome 7D, IWGSC CS RefSeq v2.1, whole genome shotgun sequence genome:
- the LOC123164418 gene encoding transmembrane 9 superfamily member 2, producing MVRMEAAGAALAVALLACMVGAGADGSDHRYKEGDRVPLYANKVGPFHNPSETYRYYDLPFCAPEHPKDKREALGEVLNGDRLVDAPYELNFKEDTNSKTLCKKTLSKEQVAKLRDAVAKDYYFQVYYDDLPLWGFLGKLDRNKEHGGGKCLLFKHIHFDIMYNNDRVIEINVQTDPNVAVDITEDKEVPVEFSYSVTWKKTDIPFEKRMEKYSKSSSMPQHLEIHWFSIINSCVTVLLLTGFLATILMRVLKNDFIKYSHEDESLEDQEETGWKYIHGDVFRFPQQKSLFAAIIGSGSQLLALAIFIFLLAIVGVFYPYNRGALFTALVVIYALTSGIAGYTATSFYLQLEGTNWVRNLILTGCLFCGPLFLTFSFLNTVAIAYSATAALPFGTIIVIILIWALVTSPLLVLGGIAGKNSNTEFQAPCRTTKYPREIPQMPWYRSTIPQMAMAGFLPFSAIYIELYYIFASIWGHKIYTIYSILFIVFIILIIVTAFVTVALTYFQLAVEDHKWWWRSVLCGGSTGIFIFFYCIYYYHARSDMSGFMQTSFFFGYMTCVCYGFFLMLGTVGFRASLLFVRHIYRSIKCE from the exons ATGGTGAGGATGGAGGCGGCGGGTGCTGCTCTTGCGGTGGCCCTGTTGGCTTGTATGGTGGGGGCTGGAGCTGATGGCTCTGATCACAGGTACAAGGAGGGAGATCGTGTCCCGCTCTACGCGAACAAGGTCGGCCCTTTCCACAATCCAAG TGAGACATACCGGTACTATGATCTACCCTTTTGTGCACCAG AACACCCAAAGGACAAAAGGGAGGCTCTTGGGGAGGTTCTAAATGGTGATCGATTGGTTGATGCACCATATGAGTTGAACTTTAAGGAAGATACGAACTCCAAGACTCTCTGCAAGAAAACATTGTCCAAGGAGCAAGTCGCCAAGCTCCGGGATGCAGTTGCCAAGGATTACTACTTCCAGGTGTATTATGATGACCTGCCTTTATGGGGATTCCTTGGTAAACTGGACAGGAACAAGGAGCACGGCGGTGGAAAGTGCCTTCTGTTTAAGCACATCCACTTTGACATCATGTACAACAATGACCGTGTCATAGAAATCAATGTTCAGACAGATCCGAATGTCGCTGTGGATATCACAGAGGACAAGGAAGTGCCGGTAGAGTTCTCTTATTCAGTAACATGGAAAAAGACAGACATTCCTTTTGAGAAAAGAATGGAGAAGTACTCCAAGTCTTCCTCTATGCCGCAGCACCTAGAGATCCATTGGTTTTCGATAATTAACTCATGTGTAACAGTGCTTCTTTTGACTGGCTTTCTGGCAACAATCCTCATGCGTGTGCTCAAGAATGATTTCATCAA ATATTCCCATGAAGACGAGTCCCTTGAAGACCAAGAAGAGACTGGATGGAAGTATATACATGGCGACGTCTTCCGTTTCCCGCAGCAAAAATCTCTTTTTGCAGCAATCATTGGATCTGGATCTCAGCTTCTTGCCCT TGCAAttttcatcttcctcctcgcgatTGTTGGGGTCTTCTATCCATACAACAGGGGAGCCCTTTTCACTGCCCTTGTAGTCATCTATGCTCTTACGTCTGGTATTGCTGGCTACACAGCCACTTCCTTCTATCTTCAGCTGGAGGGAACAAACTGG GTGAGAAATCTGATATTGACTGGCTGCTTGTTCTGTGGGCCACTTTTCTTGACATTCTCCTTCTTAAACACTGTTGCGATAGCGTACAGTGCTACAGCAGCTTTGCCTTTTGGTACTATCATTGTCATTATTCTCATCTGGGCACTTGTAACCTCTCCTCTCCTAGTGCTGGGTGGTATAGCTGGGAAAAATAGCAATACTGAATTCCAAGCTCCTTGCCGCACAACCAAATATCCAAGGGAAATCCCTCAGATGCCCTGGTACCGAAGCACTATTCCTCAGATGGCAATGGCAGGGTTTCTCCCTTTCAGTGCTATTTACATCGAGCTGTACTACATATTTGCCAGTATCTGGGGGCATAAGATATACACCATCTACAGCATCCTCTTCATTGTGTTCATTATCCTAATCATCGTCACAGCGTTTGTCACAGTGGCGCTCACGTACTTCCAGCTTGCTGTTGAGGATCACAAGTGGTGGTGGAG ATCTGTCCTTTGCGGAGGCTCCACTGGTATTTTCATCTTCTtctactgcatctactactaccaTGCCCGGTCAGACATGTCAGGCTTCATGCAAACATCCTTCTTCTTCGGCTACATGACCTGTGTCTGCTACGGTTTTTTCCTCATGCTGGGAACTGTTGGTTTCCGTGCATCGCTGCTATTTGTGCGACATATTTACCGTTCCATCAAGTGCGAGTAA